Proteins found in one Neurospora crassa OR74A linkage group II, whole genome shotgun sequence genomic segment:
- a CDS encoding kinesin, variant — protein MSQLRAPSRVAMLQPSNIDKDWKLTATYVEIYNETLRDLLIPEHIPQHERGTVTIREDVKGNIILTGLQQVEVNSVDDLMNVLAQGSALRQTDATAINARSSRSHAVFSLNLVRKGAKGPTAPTDRRMSMPLEAMSGTEAMVTTDSKMHFVDLAGSERLKNTGAQGERAKEGISINAGLAALGKVISQLSSRQPGAHVSYRDSKLTRLLQDSLGGNAITYMIACVTQAEFHLSETLNTVQYAQRARAIQSKPRIQQVDEGDKQAIIERLKAEVAFLREQIRSSERGGGDRRSMLLAPGERSERQNEREAELQNQLLDARENYTTLSQRHAKLISEMAKARENEFAENQHLEESLGESATERLNRSNSFAQAVEQVVLEYEKTIQSLEQSLASTRATLANTEATLLEKETKCAYTETINTQLQARLQKLMDREASTENYLHDLEAKLDSHTSGEEKNATIITELRKEIARVRENEANAEDYISTLEERLAEADQDAELMQREIDRLEQVIERQRSLGKLDSLLNELDHIQQDPPTIPENEHELTNGGRHRKMASRDYANHSRSQSHVSHRSQFDEPIRESSEEDIPEEDEDNLDATPTDKANTPKASHAQLAGKNGSKLVPVDQFETVTKELVDLRTEHETTLHDYSALQAKHEEALRALAELQDAVDEARHPSRVRDSILSVSAPGTRPMSLMSGETKTGHRSLSSELSSALGSHTVVTDVSGAETAKHHDSEIDEADADAQIQKLKFIAAAKEAAERELATRYAQLEEKHQETLDMVEELKTEIAKAQALSVESSISRTSTPVIRRKSSQNVMIIDRAHRSFATLSNIAAENLHDPDVMANFELNLNAAMHELHARSVRIQELEADVTNAKKEMETKMTIISGLTRERSSLKAASPMDMAMVSSLREQLERSEKHVQELRESNAIRQRELEAQISELQHALHQAGVDPASVGPRVFDGDSDAQAKRIVELEAELRGWEAKHQAALENLQDSENRMKSSMAELGSQISFLTTQLTETETQSSMLSSRLAQTEGQVTSLNDQLAQNGHKEPEGDEAAKEKKHKELVEVLRREIDDYKEIVNRTQTKVTQTEEQAAATKVLLDAATRERDDAAAEAEHNKQLVNRLEESITEHEHTIKAHQESLHALELNHALELEEARTASRREVEAEMKALKAKHAEQVRRLEEGLTDAREDLLRVATQVALALGLEVSIEKLSERIEDLLESRDQVDLEQKKRGELEQHVVELTSINDQVMNELESVKAALADMLATENDKVKTVYPVKESVALVKKKMVDLETKNKKNSRLVEELEDQLQSNYDQVQITSNRLSMLQSEKTQQLEEANAAIIRLEEELKMAREEYAALQTKYNVLSEQAASVPQRSDSKSAPNPSSPIRKSNSVQSLPSPPPAIPLPPLPSDRASGAVSPTSGAPRPPSKDILAAALSNQQFQAIQEDQEARIRIIEKNLLAEKQLTATLEEALTDLETQQLKIKADADAWKRRAGELEAELKELKDKPQVDNRWSLQQVEEERKKRVDAERARQHLEERMQSLASGKKKKKGSLNCF, from the exons ATGTCCCAGCTGCGTGCCCCTTCGAGAGTTGCCATGCTTCAGCCCTCCAACATCGACAAGGATTGGAAACTGACTGCGACTTACGTCGAGATTTACAACGAAACCCTGCGAGATCTTCTAATTCCAGAGCACATTCCGCAGCATGAGCGCGGCACCGTCACCATCCGTGAGGATGTCAAGGGGAACATCATCCTTACCGGCTTGCAGCAAGTCGAGGTCAATTCGGTGGACGATCTGATGAATGTTTTAGCCCAGGGTTCAGCACTCCGCCAGACCGATGCGACAGCCATCAATGCCCGATCTTCAAGATCCCATGCCGTCTTCAGCCTTAACCTGGTACGAAAAGGAGCCAAGGGTCCCACGGCGCCCACAGATAGACGCATGTCGATGCCGCTCGAGGCCATGTCCGGTACGGAAGCCATGGTCACCACCGATAGCAAGATGCATTTCGTCGATTTGGCCGGTAGCGAACGTCTCAAGAATACCGGTGCCCAAGGCGAGCGTGCCAAGGAGGGTATTTCGATTAATGCCGGTCTGGCCGCCCTAGGCAAGGTTATATCGCAGCTTTCGTCACGGCAACCAGGAGCGCATGTGTCATACCGAGATTCGAAGCTCACACGCTTGCTTCAAGATTCTTTGGGTGGAAATGCCATTACGTACATGATTGCTTGCGTTACCCAGGCCGAATTCCACCTTAGCGAAACACTCAACACGGTACAATATGCCCAGAGAGCGCGAGCCATTCAAAGCAAGCCGAGGATACAACAGGTAGACGAGGGCGACAAACAGGCCATTATCGAGCGTTTGAAGGCCGAGGTTGCGTTCCTGCGTGAGCAAATTCGGAGCTCGGAAAGGGGCGGGGGTGACAGACGTAGCATGTTGCTTGCTCCTGGGGAGAGGTCCGAGCGGCAGAATGAACGGGAGGCAGAGCTCCAGAACCAGCTACTGGACGCCAGGGAAAACTATACCACGCTATCCCAGCGACATGCGAAGCTGATTTCCGAGATGGCCAAGGCGCGGGAAAATGAGTTTGCTGAGAATCAGCATCTCGAGGAAAGCTTGGGTGAAAGCGCCACCGAACGTCTAAATCGCTCAAACAGTTTCGCCCAGGCCGTCGAGCAGGTCGTTCTTGAATACGAGAAAACAATCCAATCGCTCGAGCAGTCCCTTGCCAGCACGCGGGCCACCCTCGCTAACACCGAGGCCACGCTGCTCGAGAAGGAAACGAAGTGTGCATATACGGAGACCATCAACACTCAACTCCAGGCAAGGCTGCAAAAGCTCATGGACCGTGAGGCTAGTACGGAGAACTACCTACATGACCTGGAGGCCAAGCTGGATTCCCATACTTccggggaagaaaagaacgcCACCATTATTACCGAGCTGCGTAAAGAGATCGCCCGTGTACGCGAGAATGAAGCAAACGCAGAGGACTATATCTCTACCCTGGAAGAGCGCCTCGCCGAGGCTGATCAGGATGCCGAGTTGATGCAGAGGGAAATTGACCGTCTTGAGCAGGTTATTGAACGCCAGCGCAGCCTCGGAAAGCTGGACTCCTTGCTGAACGAACTGGACCACATCCAGCAAGATCCGCCGACCATCCCCGAGAACGAGCATGAACTCACCAACGGAGGCCGCCATCGCAAGATGGCTAGCCGAGACTATGCCAACCATTCGCGTAGCCAGAGCCATGTCAGTCACCGAAGCCAGTTCGATGAACCAATCCGGGAGAGCAGCGAGGAGGACATTcctgaggaagatgaggacaaTTTGGATGCGACCCCAACGGATAAGGCAAACACACCGAAGGCGTCGCACGCTCAACTGGCGGGCAAGAACGGTTCGAAACTGGTACCTGTGGACCAATTCGAAACCGTTACCAAGGAACTCGTCGACCTCCGTACCGAGCACGAGACAACTCTGCATGACTACAGCGCTCTCCAAGCTAAGCACGAGGAGGCTCTTAGGGCGCTTGCGGAGCTACAGGATGCTGTTGACGAGGCCCGCCATCCGAGCCGTGTACGGGATTCCATTCTTTCGGTATCAGCACCGGGTACGAGGCCCATGTCGTTGATGTCAGGCGAAACCAAGACTGGACACCGATCCTTGTCGTCTGAGCTGTCATCGGCCCTGGGTTCGCATACAGTTGTTACGGACGTTTCGGGTGCCGAGACTGCCAAACATCACGATTCGGAGATTGACGAAGCGGATGCTGATGCTCAGATCCAGAAACTGAAATTCATTGCCGCTGCAAAGGAGGCTGCCGAAAGGGAACTTGCTACGCGGTATGCTCAGCTGGAGGAGAAGCACCAGGAGACTCTCGACATGGTGGAAGAACTGAAGACGGAGATTGCAAAGGCTCAGGCTCTCAGCGTGGAATCTTCCATATCAAGAACCAGCACTCCAGTTATCCGTCGTAAGTCCAGCCAGAACGTGATGATCATCGATCGCGCCCATCGCTCTTTCGCCACGCTCAGCAACATCGCAGCCGAAAATTTGCACGATCCAGATGTGATGGCCAACTTCGAGCTCAACCTGAACGCCGCTATGCACGAACTCCATGCTCGCTCGGTAAGGATTCAAGAATTGGAGGCGGATGTGACGAAtgcgaagaaggagatggagacCAAGATGACCATCATCTCTGGCTTGACTCGCGAGAGGTCCAGCTTGAAGGCGGCATCGCCGATGGATATGGCTATGGTGTCCAGCCTCAGGGAGCAGCTGGAGAGGAGCGAGAAGCACGTGCAGGAGTTGCGGGAGTCCAACGCCATCCGTCAGAGGGAGCTGGAGGCTCAGATTTCCGAGTTACAGCATGCCCTGCACCAGGCTGGTGTTGATCCTGCTTCGGTTGGTCCCAGGGTGTTTGACGGAGATTCGGATGCGCAGGCAAAGAGAATAGTTGAGCTGGAGGCTGAGCTTCGCGGTTGGGAAGCCAAGCACCAGGCTGCCTTGGAGAACCTTCAGGACTCGGAAAATAGGATGAAGTCTTCGATGGCCGAGCTTGGGAGCCAGATCTCATTCCTAACCACACAGCTTACCGAGACTGAGACCCAGTCCAGCATGTTGAGCTCGCGACTTGCCCAGACTGAGGGTCAGGTAACCTCGCTCAACGACCAGCTTGCCCAGAACGGACACAAGGAACCCGAAGGCGATGAGGCcgcaaaggagaagaagcacaaGGAACTCGTCGAGGTCCTTCGCCGCGAGATTGATGACTACAAGGAGATCGTCAACAGGACACAGACCAAGGTTACACAGACCGAAGAGCAAGCTGCGGCCACCAAGGTCCTGCTTGATGCCGCCACCAGAGAACGCGACGACGCCGCTGCCGAAGCCGAACACAACAAGCAGCTCGTGAACAGGCTCGAGGAGTCGATCACTGAGCATGAGCACACCATCAAGGCCCACCAGGAGAGCTTGCATGCTCTTGAGCTGAACCACGCTTTGGAGCTTGAAGAGGCGAGAACCGCTTCCAGACGGGAGGTTGAGGCTGAAATGAAGGCCCTCAAGGCTAAGCATGCTGAGCAGGTAAGACGTCTCGAGGAAGGACTTACCGATGCTCGGGAGGATCTTCTCAGGGTCGCCACTCAGGTCGCTTTGGCTCTTGGCCTCGAAGTTAGTATCGAGAAGCTCTCGGAGCGCATCGAGGATCTCCTCGAATCCCGTGATCAGGTGGACctggagcagaagaagcgtGGCGAACTGGAGCAGCATGTTGTTGAGCTCACATCCATCAACGACCAGGTCATGAATGAACTGGAGTCTGTTAAGGCCGCTCTAGCGGACATGTTGGCGACGGAGAACGACAAGGTCAAGACTGTCTATCCTGTCAAGGAATCCGTGGCGCtggtcaagaagaagatggtcgATTTGGAGacgaagaacaagaagaactcGCGTCTtgtggaggagctggaggatcAACTGCAGAGTAACTACGACCAAGTGCAAATCACGAGCAACAGGTTGTCAATGTTGCAGTCCGAGAAGACCCAGCAGCTGGAGGAGGCGAATGCTGCCATAATTAGGCTCGAAGAGGAGTTGAAGATGGCTCGGGAGGAGTACGCCGCTCTTCAG ACCAAGTACAACGTGCTGTCCGAACAAGCGGCGTCCGTTCCTCAACGCTCCGACTCCAAGTCCGCACCTAACCCGAGCTCTCCCATCCGCAAGTCGAACTCCGTGCAGTCCCTGCCCTCGCCCCCGCCCGCGATTCCTCTTCCACCGCTCCCATCTGATCGCGCAAGCGGCGCCGTCTCCCCTACAAGTGGCGCTCCTCGTCCCCCCTCCAAGGACATTCTTGCCGCTGCGCTTTCCAACCAGCAGTTCCAAGCCATTCAAGAAGATCAGGAAGCCCGCATCCGCATCATCGAGAAGAACCTTTTGGCCGAGAAGCAGCTTACTGCCACCCTGGAAGAAGCGCTCACCGATCTCGAGACACAACAGCTCAAGATCAAGGCCGACGCCGATGCCTGGAAGCGCCGGGCCGGCGAGCTCGAGGCCGAGctcaaggagctcaaggACAAGCCCCAGGTGGATAACCGGTGGAGCCTGCagcaggttgaggaggaacGGAAGAAGCGGGTGGATGCCGAGCGGGCGCGACAGCACCTCGAAGAGAGGATGCAGAGCCTGGCGtcgggcaagaagaagaagaagggaagtcTGAACTGTTTCTAG
- a CDS encoding ADAM protease ADM-B produces the protein MFVSTAFAAVFAAVGLLVQSATAHSTERNPLSYISHVDDAVIHTPSHRVHSQSTFDLSFYLHDRQQKIRFVLEPNHDILSDDATIHILGPDGKVKRIEPIAREEHKVFRGTTFVQREGTTDADWKQAGWARVYVLRDGERPIFQGSFRVNGVDHHIQTNTNYRQTMIPGDPEIEEADEEYMVVWRDSDIKKPAHNDLKKRDPASTGSCASNDLLWNRDENNGVLRWTEEVFEHQSRWAISPRALFGRQMDGTQGGNGAGVNLLNSIGSTAGCPTSKKVALIGIATDCTYTEKFNSTESLRQNVIDMVNKASQLFESSFSISLGIRNLTISDKECPATPPDSAPFNMPCSSGATITDRLVKFSEWRGKSNDNNAYWTLLSTCNTGPAVGLAWLGQVCQPGATQSQGNETVAGANVVVKTSTEWQVFAHESGHTFGAVHDCLPDTCADGSAGENKCCPLSTTTCDANAQFIMNPSTDDRITSFSACSIGNICSFLGRNPGRLSCLSNNKDVVTITGQQCGNGIVEAGEECDCGGAEGCGNNPCCDPKTCKFTTNSICDPANEECCTDKCQFSGTETVCRASTGPCDPEEKCSGTSGSCPADKTADDGTSCGDSLTCASGQCTSRDQQCKTFMATEDTHNQTTSCSNEGCTLACEGPMFGNAQCYSLPQYFLDGTPCEGGGKCHNGICEGAKLSNQILDWFKDNKNIAIPVGCVIAGLLLISLISCCCSCCRRARYRSRRAPPRMMAPSPVMGQHPVGWNWGGGRNGGHVPLPSQSGPPPPQYQGPPPPYQGGPPQPPMGQPMGQGQFPGQGGDGRYEPFREQQRGYGRYA, from the exons ATGTTTGTTTCCACGGCCTTCGCGGCCGTATTTGCTGCCGTTGGCCTGCTTGTCCAATCTGCTACAG CACATTCGACGGAGAGAAACCCTTTATCGTACATTAGCCATGTCGACGATGCTGTGATCCACACACCCTCACATCGAGTGCACTCTCAATCAACCTTTGACCTCAGCTTCTATCTCCACGATCGCCAACAAAAGATTCGCTTCGTTCTGGAACCGAACCATGACATTCTTTCCGACGATGCAACAATACACATATTGGGTCCCGATGGCAAGGTCAAGAGGATTGAGCCTATTGCCAGGGAAGAGCACAAGGTTTTCAGGGGCACTACGTTTGTTCAAAGGGAGGGAACGACGGACGCAGACTGGAAGCAGGCGGGATGGGCACGAGTCTATGTCCTCCGGGATGGGGAACGACCTATTTTCCAAGGATCCTTCAGGGTAAACGGAGTCGACCATCACATCCAGACGAATACCAACTACAGACAAACTATGATACCAGGCGATCCGGAAATCGAGGAGGCGGATGAAGAGTACATGGTTGTCTGGCGGGATTCCGACATCAAGAAGCCGGCACACAACGACCTGAAGAAGCGTGATCCTGCGAGCACGGGCTCTTGCGCCTCGAACGACCTGCTTTGGAATAGGGACGAGAACAACGGAGTCTTGCGGTGGACCGAGGAGGTGTTCGAGCATCAGAGCCGCTGGGCTATCAGTCCAAGGGCCCTTTTCGGACGACAAATGGACGGAACCCAAGGTGGCAATGGTGCTGGTGTTAATCTGCTGAACAGCATTGGTTCTACAGCCGGTTGCCCGACTTCGAAAAAGGTGGCCCTGATTGGCATAGCTACCGACTGCACCTACACGGAGAAATTCAACTCGACCGAATCTCTGAGGCAAAATGTCATCGACATGGTTAACAAGGCTTCTCAGCTCTTCGAGAGCTCCTTTAGCATTTCTCTAGGTATTCGGAACTTGACGATCAGCGATAAGGAGTGCCCGGCTACGCCTCCTGACAGTGCGCCCTTCAATATGCCCTGCAGCAGCGGTGCGACAATCACCGACCGCCTTGTGAAATTTTCTGAATGGCGCGGCAAGTCCAACGATAATAACGCGTACTGGACTTTGCTGTCAACCTGCAATACTGGTCCTGCCGTTGGCCTCGCCTGGCTCGGTCAGGTCTGCCAACCAGGCGCTACGCAAAGCCAGGGCAACGAAACCGTCGCGGGCGCAAATGTTGTCGTCAAGACCTCTACCGAATGGCAGGTCTTTGCTCACGAGTCGGGTCATACCTTTGGTGCAGTCCACGACTGCCTTCCAGACACATGCGCAGACGGCTCCGCCGGAGAAAACAAGTGCTGCCCCCTttcaaccaccacctgcgATGCCAACGCCCAGTTCATCATGAACCCGTCCACAGACGACCGCATCACGTCCTTCTCGGCCTGCAGTATCGGTAACATTTGCAGCTTTCTGGGCAGAAACCCCGGGAGATTGAGCTGCCTCTCCAACAATAAGGACGTTGTTACCATCACCGGTCAGCAATGTGGCAACGGCATCGTCGAAGCCGGCGAGGAATGTGATTGTGGTGGCGCAGAAGGGTGCGGAAACAACCCGTGCTGCGATCCTAAGACGTGCAAGTTCACCACCAACAGCATCTGCGACCCCGCCAACGAAGAGTGCTGTACCGACAAGTGCCAGTTTTCTGGCACCGAAACCGTTTGCCGCGCCAGCACTGGCCCTTGCGATCCAGAAGAGAAGTGCTCCGGCACCAGCGGCTCCTGCCCGGCTGACAAGACCGCCGACGACGGCACTTCATGCGGCGATTCGCTCACCTGCGCTTCA GGACAATGTACCTCGCGCGACCAGCAATGCAAGACGTTCATGGCTACCGAGGACACACACAACCAAACAACTTCGTGCTCCAACGAGGGCTGCACGCTCGCTTGTGAGGGCCCAATGTTCGGAAATGCCCAATGCTACTCCCTTCCACAGTACTTCCTCGACGGCACCCCTTGCGAGGGTGGCGGCAAGTGCCATAACGGCATCTGCGAGGGCGCCAAGCTCAGCAACCAGATCCTCGACTGGTTCAAAGACAACAAGAATATTGCTATCCCTGTCGGCTGCGTCATCGCcggtcttcttctcatctccCTCatcagctgctgctgcagctgtTGTCGCCGTGCGAGGTACAGGTCGAGGAGGGCACCACCAAGGATGATGGCGCCGTCGCCGGTTATGGGTCAGCATCCTGTGGGGTGGAACTGGGGCGGCGGCAGGAACGGCGGGCATGTTCCGTTGCCCTCGCAATCGgggccgccaccgccgcaaTACCAAgggccaccgccgccataCCAAGGGGGACCTCCGCAGCCGCCAATGGGACAGCCCATGGGTCAGGGACAGTTCCCGGGCCAAGGAGGGGATGGAAGGTATGAGCCGTTTAGGGAACAGCAGAGGGGGTATGGTAGGTATGCTTGA